The genomic interval AGACGATGTCCGCGGCGCAGAACAACGGCAAGCCCGCCCAGATTTCGGCGACCCCGGTCGCGCCCGCCGCGCCGCGGTGAGCCGATGCCACGGTCTGCCGAGACCGTGCGCGGGATTTCCGGTTCAGCCGCGGCGCGCGAAGCGGCCGGGCTCGGAGCCCTGATCCCGCGGCCGCACGATGATCTGATCCAGGTTCACGTGCGCGGGCCGCGAGGCCACGAACCCGACGATTTCCGCGATGTCCGCCGCCACCAGCGGATCGATGCCCTCGTACACCTTCGCCGCCCGCTCCTCGTCGCCGTCGAATCGCACGAGGGAGAACTCGGTCTCCACCGCACCGGGCGCGATCTCGGTGAGCCGCACCGGCTTTCCGAGCAGCTCGCCGCGCAGTGTCCGATGTAGTACTCCCTGCGCGTGTTTGGCGGAGGTGTATCCGGAACCGTTGTCGTAGTGCTGCAACGCCGCCACCGAGGTGATGGTGACGATCAGCCCGTCGCCGGAGTCGATCAACTTCGGCAGCAGCCCCTTGGTGATCCGCAACGTGCCGAGCACATTGGTCTCCCACATCCAGCGCCACTCGTCGAGATCGGCTTCGGCCACGGTGGCCAGGCCTTTCGCGCCACCGGCATTGTTGACCAGCACCGCGACCTCGGGCACCGCGTCGCAGAACGCCTGCACCGACTCGTCGGAGGTGACGTCGAGTTCCAGTGCGGTCCCACCAATCTCGTCGGCGAGCCGCCGCAGCCGATCGAGCCGCCGTGCCCCGACATAGACGTGATACCCCTGCTCGGCGAGCTGCCGGGCGGTGGCCGCACCGATGCCCGAACTAGCCCCGGTAACTACCGCGCTGCGCTTGCTCATGACCACCGATCCTAGGTGCCGGCTGTTTGCCGAGCCGCCCGATGTCGCCTGGATCACGGTGTTCGCGTGCTGCCCTGTTTGCCCGGAATGGGCGCCCGTTAGCCTGTCGAGCATGGCTATACGGGAAGCGGTCAGCGCGGACGGAACCACCATCGTCTATCGGGTGCGCGGGTCCGCCGACGCGCGGCCGCTGGTCCTGGTGCACGGCTGGTCGGCCAACCTGCGGTGCTGGGGTGCCGCCGCCGACGAGCTGGCCGAGCGCTACCGGGTGATCGCCCTCGATCTGCGTGGTCACGGTTACTCCGACGTCCCGTCCGCCGGTTACGACGATCCGAAGAACTGGGCCGCCGACATAGCCGCGGTGCTGGCCGCCGAAGGTATCGACCGGGACGCGGTGCTGCTCGGCTGGTCCTACGGCGGCATCGTGATCAGCGACTACCTGACCGCTTACGGCACCGGCGCGGTGGCCGGGGTTGTCTACACCGGCTCGATGGCCAATATCGGCCGCGCGCCCGGCGCGGAGACCGGCCCGGCGATGAATGCCGCGATCCCCGGCGTCTTCGAAGAGAGCGCGGGCCGCGCCACCCGGGCGTTCGCTGCTTTCGGCAACGCCAACACCGGACCCGGCGCGGACAAGGGCGGCGATGCTCAGCGTCTGTTCGGCGCGAGCCTGGCCACGCCGCCGGCCGTCCGCAAGGCGCTGTTCGTCCGTACCGTCGACAACACCGAAACCCTTCGCGCCCTGGACATTCCGGTGCTGGTCCAGCACGGCACCGCCGACCCGGTGGTGCCGATCGCCAACGGGCGCTACATCGCCGAGGCGGTTCCGAACGCTCGCCTCTCTGCCTGGGAGGGCGCTCAGCACGGCTTGTTCATCGAGGACCGCCCCCGCTTCGTCGCCGAGGTGACCGACTTCATCGGCGGCCTCGCCGACCGGAATCGATAGCCGAATCGTCTAATAGCACATACATTCGAATCCAGCACCCTGAGCAGGGTGACTGTGCTCACAAAAATCATGTGATCGCAGTCACTTGCCCCGTTCCGGGCCGTCTGGGTCGGTGATGCACCGTGCACTATGGATATGTGAGTCAACGCCCGGACCTACGGCCGAATCGGATCGCCGTGTTGTCGGTGCACACCTCACCACTTGCCCAGCCGGGCACGGGTGACGCGGGCGGGATGAACGTCTACGTCCTGCAAACCGCCCGGCAACTGGCCCGGCGCGGTATCGAAGTGGAGATCTTCACTCGCGCGATCTCCTCCAACGTCCCGCCCGTGCAGGAGGCGGCGCCCGGTGTGCTGGTGCGCAACGTGGTGGCGGGCCCGTTCGAGGGCCTGGACAAGCACGACCTGCCGACTCAGCTGTGCCCCTTCACCGCCGAGGTGCTGCGCCAGGAAGCGCGGCACCTACCCGGCTATTACGACCTGGTGCACTCGCATTACTGGCTCTCCGGACAGGTCGGCTGGCTGGCGCGCGACCGCTGGCGGGTGCCGCTGGTGCACACCGCGCACACCTTGGCCGCCGTGAAGAACCGCGCGCTCGCCGAGGGCGACTGCCCCGAACCCGCCACCCGGGAGATCGGCGAGAAGCAGATCGTCGGCGAGGCGGACCGGCTGGTCGCCAACACCGCCGAAGAGGCCCGCCAGCTGGTCGAGCTGTACGGCGCGGAAGCGCGGCACATCGATATCGTCCCGCCCGGCGCCGACCTCGGCAGATATCAGCCGGGCGACAAACTCGCCGCCCGCGCCGAACTGGGTTTACGGCCCGACGAGCAGATCGTCGCGTTCGTCGGACGGATCCAGCCGCTCAAGGCCCCGGATGTGCTGATTCGCGCCGCCGCCGTGTTGCTCGACGCCGACCCGCACCGCAACCTGCGGGTGCTGATCGTCGGCGGACCCTCCGGCACCGGGCTGGAGCGGCCCGATTCCCTGATCCGCCTGGCCGCCGACCTCGGTGTCAGCGAGCACGTCACCTTCCTGCCGCCGCAGCCGCCGGACCGCCTGGTCCAGGTGTACCGGGCCGCGGATCTCGTCGCGGTGCCCAGTCACAACGAATCCTTCGGCCTGGTCGCGATCGAGGCGCAGGCCAGCGGCACCCCCGTGCTCGCCGCCGACGTCGGCGGTCTCGGCACCGCCGTGCGGCACGGCGAAACCGGCCTGCTGGTGCCCGGTCACTACATCCCGGACTGGGCGGCCGCCCTCGGATCCCTGCTCGACGACCCGGATCGACTGCGCCGGATGAGCGCCGGCGCGGTAGGCCATGCCCGGAACTTCTCCTGGGAACACACCGCGGACGGGCTGCTCGCCAGCTACTCGGCCGCGCTGGGCGACTTCCACGCCGCCCTCGCGCACCGGGAAGGTCACGAGGTACTGCTCAACGGGCTCTACGGTGTCCCTGGTGATCGCGCGCGGACCGCGTTCATCTAACGCGGATTCAGCCGGGCATTTCGGGCATTCGACAGCGAAGGTCCACGACGACAGGAGTACGACGCCCATGTCGGTGCAAGCCACCGCGCAGCTGATCGACGAGACGCTGCGTGACCGCGAAATCGAATACAGCCGCACCGGCGAAGACGTTTTCGTGGTGATCCTGCCGGGCGAGCGCAAACTGAAGACGACGGTGATGCTGACCGTCGGCAAGCACGGTGTGCGCATCGAATCGTTCGTCTGCCGCAAACCGGACGAGAACTTCGAAGGCGTCTACAAGTTCCTACTGCGCCGCAACCGCCGCCTCTACGCCGTGGCCTACACGCTGGACCGGGTCGGCGACATCTACCTCGTCGGCCGGATCGCCACGCACGCGGTGACCGCGGACGAACTCGACCGGGTGTTCGGGCAGATCCTCGAGGCCGTCGACGGCGACTTCAATGTGCTGCTGGAGCTGGGGTTCGCGGAATCCATTCGTAAGGAATGGAAATGGCGGGTCTCGCGCGGTGAGTCGCTGAAGAACCTGCGTGCCTTCGAACATTTGGTGGACGCCTCCGACAAGTAGCCCCGCGCCCAATATGATCCATCGGGCCGCCGCGACCGCGGCGGCTTCGGTGCTGCTGTCGGAAGTGGGGGCCTGATGACCATTCTCGCGCTGGATATCGGGGCGACGAAGATCGCCGTGGGTGTTGTCGGAGCCGACGGGATGACCCAGGAGGTCGGCCGGATCCAGGTGCCGTCGGCCGGGGTGTGGGAGGCGTGCCAGGAGTTACTGCTGTCCGTGGCCGGAGACGACGACGTGCCGATCATCGGTATCGGCACGGCCGGTCCGGTGGACGCGCCGTCCGGTTCCCTGTCGCCGCTCAACATTCCCGAGTGGTCGAACGGCTTTCCCATCGTTCCCGCGGTGAAGGATCTGTTCCCGTCCGCCTCGGTCCGTTTCGCCATCGACGGCGTGTGCCTGGCGCTGGCCGAACGGCATTTCGGCGCGGCCCGGCAGACGCCGGACGCTCTGGCCATGACGGTGTCCTCCGGTATCGGTGGTGGCGTGATCGTGGGCGGCATGGTCGCGGTCGGGCACACCGGCAACGCGGGTCATATCGGTCACATCGTGGTCCCCGGCTCGATGGACCCGTGCGCGTGCGGGGGAGTGGGCTGTGTGGAAGCCGTTGCGAGCGGGCCGTCTTCGGTGCGCTGGGCGCAGGGCCGCGGCTGGACCGGCACCACCGGCCTCGAATTGGCCGAGGACGCGCAGCACGGCGACCGCATCGCCAAGGCGGCGCTGCGCCGCGCGGGTATCGCACTGGGACAGGCGATTTCCTCGGCGGCGGCCTTGCTGGACATCGACCTGGTGGTCGTCGGCGGCGGTTTCGCGCAGGCGGGCGAGCCGCTGTGGCGGCCCATGCAGGAGTCGCTGGGCGCGCACGCCCGCATCGGATTCCTCAAGGACTTGAAGGTGGTGCCCTCGGAATTGCAGGACCGCGCCACCCTGATCGGCGCCGGCCTGCTCACCGCCCTGTCCGCGCCTGCTTGAAATGGCCTGCCAGAATGGCCCCATGACGTACACCCTCGTGCTGCTGCGCCACGGCGAGAGCGAATGGAATGCCTTGAACCTGTTCACCGGCTGGGTGGACGTGCACCTGACCGACAAGGGCATCGCCGAGGGCAAGCGCGCCGGCCAGCTGATGGCCGACCAGGGTGTGCTGCCGGACATCGTGTTCACCTCGCTGCTGCGCCGCGCGATCAGCACCGCCAACAACGCGCTCGACGCCGCCGACCGGCACTGGATCCCGGTGGTCCGCGACTGGCGCCTGAACGAACGCCACTACGGCGACCTGCAGGGTAAGAACAAGGCTCAGGTCAAGGAGCAGTACGGCGACGAGCAGTTCATGCTGTGGCGCCGCAGCTACGACACCCCGCCGCCGCCGATCGCCGCGGACAACGAGTACAGCCAGGAGGGCGACGCGCGCTACAGCGGCATCGAGGTCCCCGAGACCGAGTGCCTGCTCGACGTCGTCAAGCGCATGGTCCCGTACTGGGAGTCCACCATCTCCAAGGAACTGCTGACCGGCAAGACCGTTCTGGTCGCCGCGCACGGCAATTCGCTGCGCGCCCTGGTCAAACACCTCGATCAGATCTCGGACGACGATATCGCCGGCCTCAACATCCCCACCGGCATTCCCCTCGTCTACGAGCTCGACGAAAACCTCCGCCCGGTGCGCCCCGCCGTGTACCTGGACCCGGAAGCCGCCGCGGCGGGCGCTGCCGCTGTCGCCAACCAGGGCGGCAAATAGTCCCCGTCCCACCTCCGTGCGCCGTGGTCGATCCGTCGACCACGGCGCATCGCTTTTCCACGGCTGAACGGCCGCAGCGGCGGCGGTTGACGCGCGGCGCGTACGAGCGGTTACGGTAAGCCGAGATTCTGCCGCATGGGGCGCGTCATTCAGGGCGATACGCAGGGGTTATTCTCAGTGGTAGCGCGTATGTGAACTGGTATTCACGCTATTTTCGGAAGACCTGATGTCCTTACCGACGAGTAGGTTCGGTATGCTTCCGCCGTTCGATCAGTCCGAGAGGTGGATCACGTTCGATGAAGTACGCGTTGCGGGCCACGGTGGCGTCGGTTGCCACCGCTGTGCTCCTTCCTTTCCTCAGCACCGGCGCCGCGGCGCATGCCGCGCCCACGTCCACGGGGCCGGATGGTGGCGCCGCCGGTGCCGCCTGGACGGCCACCGAAGACGGGCCACAGCAGTACCCCCACGTCAACATCCAGTGGGATGTGCCGATCACCATGAGCGACGGCACGGTCCTGAAGGGCAATCTGTACCGGCCCGCCGACGCGGCCGGGCGGCCGATCGACACCCAGACGCCGACCATCGTCAACCTGACCCCCTACACCAAGCTGGTGTCGAACCTGGGTGACAGCGCGCTGTCGGTCCCCGGGCTGTCCGACGCGCTGCTCGCCCTGTTCCGCCAGATCGATATGTCCGGTACCCCGTTGTCCGGCGTCACCGATCTGACCAAGGCGTTCGGCGGCGGCGAACTCCGCAATTTCGCCGTCGACCGGCAGATGATCAAGAGCGGCTACAGCTGGCTCGTGGTCGACGTGCGCGGCACCGGCTTCTCTCAGGGCACCTGGGACATGCTGCGCCAGCGCGAACAGCAGGACACCCTTGAGGTCATCGACTGGGCGTCCCGGCAGCCGTGGTCCGACGGCAAGGTCGGCATGAACGGCATCTCCTACTCGGGCATCAACCAGGTGCAGGCCGCCCAGCAGAACCCGCCGGCATTGAAGGCGATCTTCCCCGTGGTGCCGGGCAGCGACCTGGTTCAGGACGTGCTGGCCCCGGGCACCGGCTTCGGCTTCAACTTCATCCCGCTGTGGCTGGCCGCGATCAACGGCCTGAAGTGGGTGCCGGACGTGGCCTCGATCGTGAACGGCCAGTTCGACACCAAGTGGCTCGCCGACCGCGCGGCCGACCCGATGACCTTCATGGACGTGCTGCTCAACGTCTACACCAGCACCCGGATGGAGGATCTGGATCCGCGCGCCAAGGCGCTGCTCACCGATTCCGAAGGCCGCCGCGAAGACTGGTGGAGCGATCCGGCCAAGATCAAGGTGCCGACCTTCGTGACAGGTGGCTGGCACGACCTGTTCACCTACTCGGAATCCAAGATCTACGAGCAGATTCCGTTGCCGCCGGGTCAGAAGCAGCTGCTGATGGGCAACACCTACCACATCAACTCCGGCAACGAATACGGCAAGCCGGGCCTGCCCCCGCGCCTGGACGTGCTGCAGCGCGCCTGGTTCGACAAGTGGCTCAAAGGCATCGACAACGGCATCGACACCTACGGCCCGGTGACGCTGCGCCAGCAGGGCGGCGGCTGGATCACCACCAACGGTTTCGGCTTCGGTTCGGCCTCCAGTCGCGAGGCCGAGGTCGAGTCCGCGCATCGCCGGATGTACCTGTCCGCGGCGAACAGTGGCACCGCCCAGTCGCTGCACGACGGATCCCTCACCGCCACGGCGAATTCCGATACCCAGCGACTCACCGTCGCTCCGGGCCTCACCACCCTGTGCTCCAACGACGCGGCGCAGGGTAGTGCGGGCGCCCTCTCGGTCATCGACGGCTGCGCGAAGGATTCCCGGGTCGCCGAACTCAACGGCCTGACCTTCACCAGCGCGCCGGTTGCCGAGGAGACTGCCATCTCGGGTCCGATCGCGGTGCGGCTCAACACCGTTCACGACGCCGCCGACGGCTACTGGGTCGTCACGGTGAACGATGTCGCCCCGGACGGCCAGTCGACCGTGTTGTCCTCGGGTCAGCTCATGGCCTCCATGCGGGAGATCGACGACGCGAACAGCGCCCGGTCGGCCAACGGCGACTACACCGATCCGCGTCCGTTCACCTCACTGGATCGCCGTCAGCCGACGGTGCCGGGCGAGGCGGTCACGCTGGACATCGCGCTGCCCGCGACCGAGGCGGTCCTGAAACCGGGACACCGCCTGCGGGTGGATGTGTTCGCCGGTAACTTCCCGAAGGGCCTGCCGGTGCTGCCGATGCTGGTCGACACGGGTCTGAAGCCGCAGCACGTGCAGCTGGACCCGAACCGGCCGAGCTTCGTGAATATCCCGGTGCGGGGTAAGCCGGGCTGGTGATCACTCGCCGCGAACGCTGAAAAAGGCGCCTGTGCTCGAACATTCGAGCACAGGCGCCTTTTCGCTGTGTGGTGTCGGCTTGGTGCACTGTGCTGCGCCGGATTGTGCGGTGGCACGAAAACCCGAGGTATTCAGCCGTTCCGGTCTGCGCGGTCGCACGATGGTCTCTAATTAGAGAGCGGATGTTCCCTAAGAAAGAGAGCCTCGACGACGATGCGATCTGTCCTGCGCGGTGCGGTGCTGTTGTGCGCAGCCGCCCTGCTGACCCCCCTGCTGACCTCGAATGTGTCGGCGGCTCCGACTCCGATCGGACCCGACGGCGGTGCGGCCGGTGCGCTGTGGGCCGCCACCGAGAACGGCCCGCAGCCGTATCCGAATGTGTTCATCGAATGGGACGTGTCGATCACCATGAGTGACGGCACCGTGCTGAAAGGGAACGTCTACCATCCGGCCGACGCCGCGGGCCGCCCGATCGCGGAGCCGACGCCGACCATCGTGAACATGACGCCCTACACCAAGCTGGGGTCGATGATCGCCGACAGCGCGATGTCGATTCCCTGGGTGTCGGAGGCGGTATTGCAGCTCTCGCGCGATATCGATTTGGCCGGAACGCCTTTCGAGGGCGTCACCGATCTGACCAAGGCGCTCGGCGGAGGTCTGCTGCGCAACTTCACGGTGGACCGGCAGTTGATCCGAGGCGGGTACACCCAGGTCGTCGTCGATGTCCGCGGCACCGGGTTCTCGCAGGGCACCTGGGATCTGTTGCGGTACCGGGAACAACAGGACAGTGTCGAGGTGATCGAGTGGGCCGCCCGGCAGCCCTGGTCCACCGGGCAGATCGGGATGAACGGTGTCTCCTACTCGGGTTTGAACCAGTTGCAGGTCGCGGCTCAGCGCCCGCCCGCGTTGCGAGCGATCTTCCCGGTTGTGCCCAGCGGCAACCCGTTTCGCGACCTGGTGGCGCCGGGCGGTGCGGTCGGCGTGACCTTCATGCCGATGTGGCTGGCCGCGGTGAACGGCGGCAAACTGGTGCCCGACCTGGCCTCGGTGTTCCGCGGGCAATTCGATATGAAGTGGCTGATGGACCGGCTGCGTGATCCGTTCACCTTCGTCGACGTGTTCCTCAACGTGATGACCGCGCCGCGGATCGAGGAACTCGACCCGCGGGCACGGGAACTGCTCGAGGCCGACAGTCCGGTGCGGCAGGCGTGGGAGACCGACATCGCCCAGATCCAGGTGCCGACCTTCCTCACCGGCGGCTGGCACGACGTGTTCGTCAACTCCCAGACCGACGTCTATCGTCGAATCCCGTTGCCGCCCGGGCAGAAACAGCTGCTCATGGGCGACGGCTACCACATCAGCAACGGCAACGAATCCGGTCGGCCGGGCTTGCCGCCGCGCATGGATGTGTTGCAGCGCGCCTGGTTCGACAAGTGGCTCAAGGGCATCGACAACGGCATCGACCAGTACGGTCCGGTGACGATGAAGCAGGAGGGT from Nocardia goodfellowii carries:
- a CDS encoding SDR family NAD(P)-dependent oxidoreductase; amino-acid sequence: MSKRSAVVTGASSGIGAATARQLAEQGYHVYVGARRLDRLRRLADEIGGTALELDVTSDESVQAFCDAVPEVAVLVNNAGGAKGLATVAEADLDEWRWMWETNVLGTLRITKGLLPKLIDSGDGLIVTITSVAALQHYDNGSGYTSAKHAQGVLHRTLRGELLGKPVRLTEIAPGAVETEFSLVRFDGDEERAAKVYEGIDPLVAADIAEIVGFVASRPAHVNLDQIIVRPRDQGSEPGRFARRG
- a CDS encoding alpha/beta fold hydrolase, producing MAIREAVSADGTTIVYRVRGSADARPLVLVHGWSANLRCWGAAADELAERYRVIALDLRGHGYSDVPSAGYDDPKNWAADIAAVLAAEGIDRDAVLLGWSYGGIVISDYLTAYGTGAVAGVVYTGSMANIGRAPGAETGPAMNAAIPGVFEESAGRATRAFAAFGNANTGPGADKGGDAQRLFGASLATPPAVRKALFVRTVDNTETLRALDIPVLVQHGTADPVVPIANGRYIAEAVPNARLSAWEGAQHGLFIEDRPRFVAEVTDFIGGLADRNR
- the mshA gene encoding D-inositol-3-phosphate glycosyltransferase, whose translation is MSQRPDLRPNRIAVLSVHTSPLAQPGTGDAGGMNVYVLQTARQLARRGIEVEIFTRAISSNVPPVQEAAPGVLVRNVVAGPFEGLDKHDLPTQLCPFTAEVLRQEARHLPGYYDLVHSHYWLSGQVGWLARDRWRVPLVHTAHTLAAVKNRALAEGDCPEPATREIGEKQIVGEADRLVANTAEEARQLVELYGAEARHIDIVPPGADLGRYQPGDKLAARAELGLRPDEQIVAFVGRIQPLKAPDVLIRAAAVLLDADPHRNLRVLIVGGPSGTGLERPDSLIRLAADLGVSEHVTFLPPQPPDRLVQVYRAADLVAVPSHNESFGLVAIEAQASGTPVLAADVGGLGTAVRHGETGLLVPGHYIPDWAAALGSLLDDPDRLRRMSAGAVGHARNFSWEHTADGLLASYSAALGDFHAALAHREGHEVLLNGLYGVPGDRARTAFI
- a CDS encoding YbjN domain-containing protein; translation: MSVQATAQLIDETLRDREIEYSRTGEDVFVVILPGERKLKTTVMLTVGKHGVRIESFVCRKPDENFEGVYKFLLRRNRRLYAVAYTLDRVGDIYLVGRIATHAVTADELDRVFGQILEAVDGDFNVLLELGFAESIRKEWKWRVSRGESLKNLRAFEHLVDASDK
- a CDS encoding ROK family protein; this encodes MTILALDIGATKIAVGVVGADGMTQEVGRIQVPSAGVWEACQELLLSVAGDDDVPIIGIGTAGPVDAPSGSLSPLNIPEWSNGFPIVPAVKDLFPSASVRFAIDGVCLALAERHFGAARQTPDALAMTVSSGIGGGVIVGGMVAVGHTGNAGHIGHIVVPGSMDPCACGGVGCVEAVASGPSSVRWAQGRGWTGTTGLELAEDAQHGDRIAKAALRRAGIALGQAISSAAALLDIDLVVVGGGFAQAGEPLWRPMQESLGAHARIGFLKDLKVVPSELQDRATLIGAGLLTALSAPA
- a CDS encoding phosphoglyceromutase is translated as MTYTLVLLRHGESEWNALNLFTGWVDVHLTDKGIAEGKRAGQLMADQGVLPDIVFTSLLRRAISTANNALDAADRHWIPVVRDWRLNERHYGDLQGKNKAQVKEQYGDEQFMLWRRSYDTPPPPIAADNEYSQEGDARYSGIEVPETECLLDVVKRMVPYWESTISKELLTGKTVLVAAHGNSLRALVKHLDQISDDDIAGLNIPTGIPLVYELDENLRPVRPAVYLDPEAAAAGAAAVANQGGK
- a CDS encoding CocE/NonD family hydrolase, which codes for MKYALRATVASVATAVLLPFLSTGAAAHAAPTSTGPDGGAAGAAWTATEDGPQQYPHVNIQWDVPITMSDGTVLKGNLYRPADAAGRPIDTQTPTIVNLTPYTKLVSNLGDSALSVPGLSDALLALFRQIDMSGTPLSGVTDLTKAFGGGELRNFAVDRQMIKSGYSWLVVDVRGTGFSQGTWDMLRQREQQDTLEVIDWASRQPWSDGKVGMNGISYSGINQVQAAQQNPPALKAIFPVVPGSDLVQDVLAPGTGFGFNFIPLWLAAINGLKWVPDVASIVNGQFDTKWLADRAADPMTFMDVLLNVYTSTRMEDLDPRAKALLTDSEGRREDWWSDPAKIKVPTFVTGGWHDLFTYSESKIYEQIPLPPGQKQLLMGNTYHINSGNEYGKPGLPPRLDVLQRAWFDKWLKGIDNGIDTYGPVTLRQQGGGWITTNGFGFGSASSREAEVESAHRRMYLSAANSGTAQSLHDGSLTATANSDTQRLTVAPGLTTLCSNDAAQGSAGALSVIDGCAKDSRVAELNGLTFTSAPVAEETAISGPIAVRLNTVHDAADGYWVVTVNDVAPDGQSTVLSSGQLMASMREIDDANSARSANGDYTDPRPFTSLDRRQPTVPGEAVTLDIALPATEAVLKPGHRLRVDVFAGNFPKGLPVLPMLVDTGLKPQHVQLDPNRPSFVNIPVRGKPGW
- a CDS encoding CocE/NonD family hydrolase, whose protein sequence is MRSVLRGAVLLCAAALLTPLLTSNVSAAPTPIGPDGGAAGALWAATENGPQPYPNVFIEWDVSITMSDGTVLKGNVYHPADAAGRPIAEPTPTIVNMTPYTKLGSMIADSAMSIPWVSEAVLQLSRDIDLAGTPFEGVTDLTKALGGGLLRNFTVDRQLIRGGYTQVVVDVRGTGFSQGTWDLLRYREQQDSVEVIEWAARQPWSTGQIGMNGVSYSGLNQLQVAAQRPPALRAIFPVVPSGNPFRDLVAPGGAVGVTFMPMWLAAVNGGKLVPDLASVFRGQFDMKWLMDRLRDPFTFVDVFLNVMTAPRIEELDPRARELLEADSPVRQAWETDIAQIQVPTFLTGGWHDVFVNSQTDVYRRIPLPPGQKQLLMGDGYHISNGNESGRPGLPPRMDVLQRAWFDKWLKGIDNGIDQYGPVTMKQEGGGWITEKAFQQPVSTYRRMYLSAARSGTATSVHDGSLFAAPSPTLDRVSVTPGLTGLCSRDAAQELIGIPAIIMACGDDSRIQELGGLTFTSAPVAEATTISGAIAVHLNTVQDATDGYWVATVNDVAPDGRSTVLSSGQLMASLRAVDESKSTRLPNGDYTNPVPDLSLDTRRPTVPGEPTQLDISIPGVNAVLQPGHRLRVDVYAGNFPKGLPPMPLLLETGVRPQHLLLDPNRPSYVNLPIQGNPGW